From the genome of Ictalurus furcatus strain D&B chromosome 4, Billie_1.0, whole genome shotgun sequence, one region includes:
- the rnpepl1 gene encoding aminopeptidase RNPEPL1, giving the protein MAELNAALCCCCRKALPVPGKARDGARSLGRCRLVDVASASNFHSFSLRHFHLDLRVNFGLKRITGWQVLELATLQPGVQALVLDVHPSLLIHSVDCKVPGTSGSPDIIFSLSYKVEPFTDYGSSLRITLPASAIRPHRPFRVTLRYTTTDGPAIWWLDTQLTCGQTQPLVFTQGHSVCNRSFFPCFDTPAVKSTYSANIRVPDGVTVLMSASRSVYSKQDRLFQFSMEYPVPAYLVALVAGDLQHADIGPRSRVWAEPCLLTSAVSKLGGSVERCLEVAEQLFGPYVWGRYDIVFLPPSFPIVAMENPCLTFIISSILESQEFLLIDVIHEIAHGWFGNAVTNATWEEMWLSEGLATYAQRRITTEVYGEALTCLETVFRLDALHRQMRLLGDNNPVSKLQAKFEPGVNPSSLMNLFTYEKGFCFVSYLSQLCGDIKRFDTFLQAYIEQFRFSSVVAQDLLDFFLGFFPELKESCVAQREGLEFERWLKECGPPLCEPDLSAGGMLTGPVQHLCELWGMESPDREAIANFDLSTWSTFQTVLFLDRLLDRSPLPQEVMSLLSSCYSVMLDGMNAEVQIRWLQVVVRNSFYPDLHRIRSFLHKHTSRMYTVPLYEDLCGGVLKCFAVEVFYQTQDRLHPNLRKALQQILFQTGAASTSNTPALVGPAQSTPSPPPDPPTNGTMPLLDVNVSA; this is encoded by the exons ATGGCCGAGCTGAACGCGGCGCTGTGCTGCTGTTGCCGGAAGGCGCTGCCGGTCCCCGGTAAAGCTCGGGACGGTGCTCGGTCACTCGGTCGATGCCGGCTGGTTGACGTCGCCTCGGCGTCTAACTTCCACAGCTTCTCGCTGCGACACTTCCACCTGGACCTTCGGGTGAACTTCGGCCTGAAGAGGATCACCGGCTGGCAGGTGCTGGAGCTCGCGACGCTGCAGCCCGGTGTACAGGCGCTGGTTCTGGACGTGCACCCGTCTTTACTCATCCACTCTGTGGACTGCAAGGTCCCAGGCACGTCCGGATCTCCCGATATCATCTTCTCGCTCTCTTACAAAGTCGAGCCGTTCACCGACTACGGGTCCTCGCTCCGCATCACGCTCCCCGCATCTGCGATCCGGCCACACCGTCCCTTCCGGGTCACCCTCCGCTACACCACCACAGACGGACCTGCG ATCTGGTGGTTGGACACACAGCTTACGTGTGGTCAGACGCAGCCGTTGGTCTTCACTCAGGGTCACTCTGTGTGCAATCGTTCCTTTTTCCCCTGCTTTGACACTCCAGCTGTCAAAAGCACCTACTCTGCTAACATCAGG GTTCCCGATGGAGTGACGGTGCTAATGAGTGCCTCCAGGAGTGTATACTCTAAGCAGGACCGGCTGTTCCAGTTCTCTATGGAGTACCCTGTTCCTGCCTACTTGGTAGCCCTGGTGGCTGGAGATCTACAGCACGCTGACATCGGGCCCAG gAGCCGTGTGTGGGCTGAGCCCTGTCTCCTGACCTCTGCTGTTAGTAAGCTGGGAGGCAGCGTGGAACGCTGCCTCGAAGTGGCCGAGCAGCTCTTTGGCCCTTATGTGTGGGGCAG GTACGACATTGTATTCCTCCCCCCTTCATTCCCTATCGTGGCGATGGAGAACCCGTGTCTCACCTTCATCATCTCCTCCATTCTGGAGAGTCAGGAGTTCCTGCTGATTGACGTCATTCATGAGATCGCTCACGGCTGGTTCGGAAATGCCGTCACCAACGCCACCTGGGAGGAGATGTGGCTGAGTGAGGGACTAGCCACGTACGCACAGAGACGCATCACTACAGAGGTTTatg GCGAAGCCCTAACCTGTCTGGAGACCGTCTTCCGTTTGGATGCGCTGCACAGACAAATGCGTCTTCTTGGTGACAACAATCCAGTGAGCAAGCTACAAGCCAAGTTTGAACCAG GGGTTAACCCCAGCAGTCTGATGAACCTGTTCACCTATGAGAAAGGCTTTTGCTTTGTCTCGTACCTCTCGCAGCTGTGTGGTGACATCAAAAGATTTGACACTTTCCTCCAG GCCTACATCGAGCAGTTCAGGTTCAGCAGTGTGGTTGCTCAGGACCTGCTAGATTTCTTCTTGGGCTTCTTTCCTGAGTTGAAGGAGAGCTGTGTAGCGCAGCGAGAGG GACTGGAGTTTGAGCGCTGGCTGAAAGAGTGCGGCCCTCCTCTGTGCGAGCCGGATCTTTCCGCTGGCGGTATGTTGACTGGGCCGGTCCAGCACCTTTGTGAACTCTGGGGCATGGAGTCACCTGATCGCGAAGCCATTGCTAACTTTGACCTCTCCACATGGAGCACCTTCCAGACCGTTCTCTTCCTGGACCGATTACTGGACCGCTCACCTCTGCCACAAG AAGTGATGAGTCTCCTATCGAGCTGCTACTCGGTTATGCTGGACGGCATGAATGCCGAGGTGCAGATACGCTGGCTGCAGGTCGTAGTGAGAAACAGCTTCTATCCTGACCTGCATCGTATTCGCAGTTTCCTGCACAAACAT ACCTCGCGCATGTACACTGTGCCTCTGTATGAGGACCTGTGTGGAGGAGTTCTGAAGTGTTTCGCTGTCGAGGTGTTTTACCAAACGCAGGACCGCTTACACCCCAACCTACGCAAGGCGCTGCAGCAGATTCTATTCCAAACTGGTGCGGCAAGCACCTCTAACACCCCGGCCCTGGTCGGCCCAGCTCAGTCCACTCCATCGCCACCCCCAGACCCACCCACTAATGGGACAATGCCACTGCTCGATGTCAATGTGTCCGCGTGA